AAGACTTAAGATGATCTTGACCAATAAATTCTTTTAAATTAACAGGTCGAGCTAAATTTATATTATTTTTTATTTTTTCTTCTGGAATAATTTTTGAATCAACAAGCCTGAGCTCTGTTTTACCAGGAGCAAAGTCATTATCGCCTACATTAGAGGAAATTATTGCCATAATGAAAGGTTAATTGGAATTGTTCTGAGTAGAAAGATTTTTTTACTAAAATGGCAAAAAATTCAAAAAAAAATCAAATCAATAACAAAAAAGAAACTATTTTTAAACGTTTAGCGGAAAATAGATATGCAAAATTTCAGTATGAAATAGCAGAGACAATTGAAGCTGGAATTGAACTTTTAGGGACTGAAGTAAAGTCAATTAGAGACGGGAAAGCAAATCTTAGAGATGGATACTGCTCATTCAGAGATGGTGAGATTTTATTATTAAATGTTCACATTTCACCACATAAAAATGTGGGATCTTATTTTAACCATGATCCATTAAGAAATAGAAAGTTACTACTAAATAAAAAAGAAATAATAAAACTAAAATCTAACACTGAAAAAAAAGGAATGACTATTGTTCCATTATCTCTTTATTTAAAAGGCTCATGGATAAAAGTAAATATTGGAGTAGGTAAAGGGAAAAAATTGCACGACAAAAGACAAACTGAAAAACAAAAAAGTATAAATAGGGAAATCAACTCTGCATTAAAAAGATAAATTAGTATATTTCAAACTTCTTTTAACTATGAATCCAAACTTACTGAATTTGGAGGAGGAGAAGGATCTGGATCTGCGATTAACATATGTTGTAGGACAGTTTCTGGACGCTCACTATCTCTCCAGCGAATTTTATACGCAGGCATTTTTGTACCTCTACTTGTAGTTTGCTCTACTGGTTCAATAACCCATCCTCTCCTAGATCGGCCTTGAGGATTTCTTTTTACTATTGCATCCGCGTGTTTGAAACGGAAACCAACACGTTCACCACTCATTTAAAAAAATTTCGTATTGGATCAATTAATCTATTTTACTTCATTCAAGGGTAATTTTTGATTTTTATTCGAAGTTATTTCTGGTTTTAACAATGGGAAAGGAATTACATCTCTTATTGATGAACTATTAGTAATTAACATTATGAGCCTATCAATGCCTATACCTAATCCGCCAGTAGGAGGCATACCAATCTCCAGAGCATTCAAAAAATCTTCATCTATACAGTGAGCTTCAAAATCTCCTTCATCTCTGAGAGATTGTTGTAATTGCAATCTTTCTCTTTGATCTACTGGATCTATTAACTCACTGAAAGCATTTGCTAGCTCTCTGCCAACAATGAATAATTCGAATCTCTGAACCATCCCTTTATTATCAAGATGAGGCCTGGCTAACGGAGAAATTTCAATAGGATAATCTATAACAAAAGTAGGCTCTATAAGTTGTGGCTCAACTTTTTGCTCGAAGACTTCATTTAAAAGTCTTCCAATAGAATTGACTTTATTAGAAAATTCAACATTTATATTTTTAACAGCTTGTTTTGCTGCTTGAAAGTCTCCACTGAAAGAATCAAAATCAATACTTGTATATTTCTTGACTATATCTTTCATCGATATTCTGGACCAAGGTTTGGAAAAATCAATTTCCTGATTTTGATAATTTATGATTAATGAGCCACATGCATCAGATACTATGTCTTTAATCAATTCTTCTGTTAAATCCATCATATCGACATAATTAGAAAACGCTTGATAAATTTCAACTGAAGTAAATTCAGGATTATGCTTCGTACTTATCCCCTCATTACGGAAGATTCTTCCCAATTCATAAACTTTCTCAAATCCTCCAACAACCATTCTTTTTAGATGCAATTCTGTAGCTATTCTTAGATAAAGTGGTATATCGAGTGTATTGTGATGAGTAATAAAAGGTCTTGCTTCAGCACCACCAGCTTCAGATTGAAGGATTGGGGTCTCTATCTCTAAAAAATTTCTATTATCTAGCCATTTTCTTATAAAACTTATACATTTCGCTCTTGTTTTAAAGACATTTTTAGATTGGGGATTTACTATTAAATCTAAATAACGTTGTCTATATCTTTTTTCAATATCAGTCAAACCATGCCATTTGTCTGGCAAAGGCTTTAGTGATTTGGATAACATTTCCCATTTTTCTACTTTTATTGAAAGCTCACCTTTATTAGTTTTTTTAATAGTTCCAGAAACTCCGATCCAATCACCAATATCTACTATTTCCTTGATATCTTCAAAAGTAAGCAATTTTTCTTTTTCTAAATTTAAATTAATAATCCTTTGATCTAAATAGAGCTGAATCTGACCTTCTTGATCACTTATTGTAAAAAAAGCTATTTTACCCATAACTCTTTTTGCTAAAACTCTACCGGCAATAGTGACACGGAAATCTTCTTCTTCACCATTTTCTAGAAAACCAAACTTTTGAACAAGAAATTGTGAAGTATGAGAAATTCTAAAATTTTCTGCGTAAGAAGCAAATCCTTTCTGAATTAATAAATTAGCTTTTTGTAAGCGCGCTTCTCTGATTTCAGACAAAATTTATTTTTATATGTTTGTTTTATTTAATTAAATTATCAGACTAAGGTTCAACTTGCCAAAGAAGTTGCTGTTTCACCTACTCTCTGAGATGCATAACCTATACCTCGAACAGTTAATATTAATTCTGGATTTCTTGGATCCGGCTCCAATTTACCTCTTAGTCTAGCAACATATACATCTACAACTCTCAAATCTGCAGCTCTCCTAGGAGGGTAACCCCATAACTGCTCTAAAATTTCCGCTCGAGGAACAACTTTACCAGGCTCGTCAAATAATAATTCTAGAAGACTAAATTCAGTATAAGTTAAACTGATTCTTTCTCCTGCACGGGAGACTTGTCTTCTATTAGTATCTACAACTAAAGTTCCAAATTTCATAACCCCTTTGCCTGATGGAACCTCTTTAGTTTCTGTAACTGATACTGTAGGTCCCATTCTTCTCAAAATAGTAGCTATTCTTGCTTCTAACTCCTTTGGGCTAAATGGTTTAGACAAGTAATCATCAGCCCCTAAATCTAAACCAGCAACTCTCTCTGAGATTGCCTCTAGTGCGGTTAAAAAAATAATTGGTACTACTGATTCAGCCCTAATTCTTCGGCACACTGCAAATCCATCCATTTTTGGGAGCATCACATCAAGAACTATCAAGTCTGGTGAATCTCTGTGGAAAGATTCAAGAGCTTCTTCACCATTAGTTGCTGAATAAACTTGATATCCTGCTAGTTGAAGTCTTGTAACTAATACCTTCAATACTGCTGGTTCATCATCTACAACTAAAATTCTTGCTTTTGACATAGTTAAAAAAAATTTCCAGATATTTCAAAGCAAATATTATTGCATTGAAATTTATTCTAACAATTAAAAATATAACATTAAGAACCCTCAAAGAGATATTTCTGGTATTCACAAAAATTTTAAATAAATTGAAGATATAACTTCTTAAAAGCACTTTTAACTTCTTAACGGCATTTATCAATAGAATTTTCTTCTTGAAAATTTAAACATTCTTAAAAGTTGGGAGCAAATAAAGGGAGCAAACAAACCTGTCAAAAAGACTTCAGCCAAGATATTTTTAACACCGGGAATAAACATTAAAGAATTACTATCTGAAAAATTTCTTAACAAAATTTGTGAGAGATTAAGAGTCCCACAAAAAAAACTTCCAAAAATACAAATTAAACCATACCTAAAATGTCCCACCAACATATCACTATGTAATTTAATTCTCCCAAACAAAAATCCACAAAAAATTAAGCCTGGTATTTGAGAAAAATTATTATCTAAAGTTAAAGAATCTAAAATTAGACCTATAAATAAACCAAATACTAATCCATTAATAGATCCATTAAGCATTGACCAAGGCAATAACCAAAATAACGGCCAATATGGCTGAACGCCTAAAAATCCAAGCCAATTAGGGTGCCACAAAAAAA
The genomic region above belongs to Prochlorococcus marinus XMU1405 and contains:
- the rpaB gene encoding response regulator transcription factor RpaB gives rise to the protein MSKARILVVDDEPAVLKVLVTRLQLAGYQVYSATNGEEALESFHRDSPDLIVLDVMLPKMDGFAVCRRIRAESVVPIIFLTALEAISERVAGLDLGADDYLSKPFSPKELEARIATILRRMGPTVSVTETKEVPSGKGVMKFGTLVVDTNRRQVSRAGERISLTYTEFSLLELLFDEPGKVVPRAEILEQLWGYPPRRAADLRVVDVYVARLRGKLEPDPRNPELILTVRGIGYASQRVGETATSLAS
- the lysS gene encoding lysine--tRNA ligase, which encodes MSEIREARLQKANLLIQKGFASYAENFRISHTSQFLVQKFGFLENGEEEDFRVTIAGRVLAKRVMGKIAFFTISDQEGQIQLYLDQRIINLNLEKEKLLTFEDIKEIVDIGDWIGVSGTIKKTNKGELSIKVEKWEMLSKSLKPLPDKWHGLTDIEKRYRQRYLDLIVNPQSKNVFKTRAKCISFIRKWLDNRNFLEIETPILQSEAGGAEARPFITHHNTLDIPLYLRIATELHLKRMVVGGFEKVYELGRIFRNEGISTKHNPEFTSVEIYQAFSNYVDMMDLTEELIKDIVSDACGSLIINYQNQEIDFSKPWSRISMKDIVKKYTSIDFDSFSGDFQAAKQAVKNINVEFSNKVNSIGRLLNEVFEQKVEPQLIEPTFVIDYPIEISPLARPHLDNKGMVQRFELFIVGRELANAFSELIDPVDQRERLQLQQSLRDEGDFEAHCIDEDFLNALEIGMPPTGGLGIGIDRLIMLITNSSSIRDVIPFPLLKPEITSNKNQKLPLNEVK
- the smpB gene encoding SsrA-binding protein SmpB yields the protein MAKNSKKNQINNKKETIFKRLAENRYAKFQYEIAETIEAGIELLGTEVKSIRDGKANLRDGYCSFRDGEILLLNVHISPHKNVGSYFNHDPLRNRKLLLNKKEIIKLKSNTEKKGMTIVPLSLYLKGSWIKVNIGVGKGKKLHDKRQTEKQKSINREINSALKR